From Streptomyces sp. NBC_00775, one genomic window encodes:
- a CDS encoding cupin domain-containing protein produces MPVVRSSEAVTHEIHGARFISYATPLSGSKELCAWRGEIPAGTKAPLHTVNREEIFHLLAGELLITLDGRTERITAGDTVIINPGATLGVENPTQETAVSWVTTSIGLQAELADGSVITPPWAN; encoded by the coding sequence GTGCCCGTAGTCCGTTCGTCCGAAGCCGTCACCCACGAGATCCACGGCGCCCGTTTCATCTCGTACGCCACTCCCCTGAGCGGCAGCAAGGAGCTGTGCGCCTGGCGCGGCGAGATACCCGCGGGGACCAAGGCCCCGCTGCACACCGTCAACCGCGAGGAGATCTTCCACCTCCTCGCCGGCGAACTGCTGATCACCCTCGACGGCCGCACCGAGCGGATCACCGCCGGCGACACGGTGATCATCAACCCGGGCGCGACGCTCGGCGTCGAGAACCCGACCCAGGAGACCGCGGTGTCGTGGGTCACCACGTCCATCGGCCTTCAGGCGGAGCTGGCCGACGGCTCCGTGATCACTCCGCCGTGGGCCAACTGA
- a CDS encoding MarR family winged helix-turn-helix transcriptional regulator produces MQNSEAMALSAALLAVAGELTQRIHDGVVARGFEGVRPAHGFAFTRLAPDGATVTDLAGHLGVTKQAASQLVEELVRKGYVERRPHPDDARARLIVLTELGWACTRAAEAAAADAVRAWGELLGEGEMRALRDCLVRIAPYGPIRPAW; encoded by the coding sequence GTGCAGAACTCCGAGGCCATGGCCCTGTCCGCCGCGCTGCTCGCCGTCGCCGGTGAGCTGACGCAACGTATCCATGACGGTGTGGTCGCCCGGGGGTTCGAGGGGGTGCGGCCCGCGCACGGCTTCGCCTTCACGCGGCTGGCCCCGGACGGGGCGACGGTCACCGACCTCGCCGGCCATCTGGGGGTCACCAAGCAGGCCGCCAGTCAGCTCGTCGAGGAACTCGTCCGCAAGGGATACGTCGAGCGGCGCCCGCATCCCGACGACGCGCGCGCCCGGCTGATCGTGCTGACCGAGCTCGGCTGGGCCTGCACTCGCGCGGCGGAGGCGGCGGCCGCCGATGCCGTGCGGGCGTGGGGTGAACTGCTCGGCGAGGGTGAAATGCGCGCGTTGCGTGACTGTTTGGTGCGCATTGCGCCCTACGGTCCCATCAGGCCCGCCTGGTGA
- a CDS encoding esterase/lipase family protein produces the protein MLPWKRVLRPLTALLLTAAVAVVPAAAARADSAPSSGWNNYSCKPSATHPRPVVLVHGTFGNSVDNWLALAPYLVDRGYCVYSLDYGQLPGVPLFNGLGPIDKSAEQLQVFVDKVLAATGAAKADLVGHSQGGMMPRYYLKFLGGAAKVNALVGIAPDNHGTTLSGLTNLLPYFPGAEDLLKASTPGLADQMAGSAFMTKLNAGGDTVAGVHYTVIATEHDEVVTPYTSGFLTGSDVHNVLLQNLCPVDLSEHVAIGLLDRIAYHEVANALDPAHATATTCASVFS, from the coding sequence ATGCTGCCCTGGAAGCGAGTGCTCAGACCCCTGACCGCGCTGCTCCTGACCGCCGCGGTCGCGGTCGTCCCCGCTGCCGCCGCCCGAGCCGATTCCGCCCCCAGCAGTGGTTGGAACAACTACTCCTGCAAGCCGTCCGCCACCCACCCCCGTCCCGTCGTCCTCGTCCACGGCACCTTCGGGAACTCCGTCGACAACTGGCTGGCCCTCGCGCCCTACCTGGTGGACCGCGGGTACTGCGTCTACTCCCTCGACTACGGGCAACTGCCCGGCGTCCCGCTCTTCAACGGCCTCGGCCCCATCGACAAGTCGGCCGAGCAGCTCCAGGTGTTCGTCGACAAGGTGCTCGCCGCGACCGGCGCCGCCAAGGCCGACCTCGTCGGCCACTCGCAGGGCGGCATGATGCCCCGCTACTACCTCAAGTTCCTCGGCGGAGCCGCCAAGGTGAACGCGCTCGTCGGTATCGCGCCCGACAACCACGGCACCACCCTCAGCGGTCTCACCAACCTGCTGCCGTACTTCCCGGGTGCCGAGGACCTGCTGAAGGCGTCCACCCCTGGGCTCGCGGACCAGATGGCCGGATCCGCGTTCATGACCAAGCTCAACGCCGGCGGCGACACCGTCGCGGGCGTCCACTACACGGTCATCGCCACCGAACACGACGAGGTGGTCACGCCGTACACCTCGGGGTTCCTCACCGGCTCCGACGTCCACAACGTCCTGCTCCAGAACCTGTGCCCGGTCGACCTCTCCGAGCATGTGGCGATCGGCCTCCTCGACCGGATCGCGTACCACGAGGTGGCGAACGCCCTTGATCCGGCGCACGCCACCGCCACCACCTGCGCGTCCGTGTTCAGCTGA
- a CDS encoding lytic polysaccharide monooxygenase auxiliary activity family 9 protein: protein MPARPTARRKVAAIAVVGAAPLALTALAAAPAAAHGTMGDPVSRVSQCYAENPESPTSDACKAAVAAGGTQALYDWNGIRIGDANGQHQALIPDGKLCSANNDEFKGLDLARADWPATGVSSGSYTFKYRVTAPHKGTFKVYITKAGYDPSQPLAWDDLDLEHPVATATDPVASGGFYTFSGTLPERSGKQLLYAIWQRSDSPEAFYSCSDVAFGGSASGSGSGGAGSSSSPAPTASAPSEEQIEDGADKSTVEHHGHGDDDASTSAEPSTAAPASDTDTDANQPDAAGSSENLAETGGDSSTSYIAVGGAAALALGAAALFASVRRRAVNGGRHGR from the coding sequence ATGCCTGCTCGCCCGACCGCTCGCCGCAAGGTCGCCGCGATCGCCGTCGTCGGTGCCGCCCCGCTCGCCCTGACCGCGCTCGCCGCCGCGCCGGCGGCCGCGCACGGCACGATGGGTGACCCGGTCAGCCGTGTGTCCCAGTGCTACGCGGAGAATCCCGAGAGCCCCACGTCGGACGCCTGCAAGGCGGCCGTCGCGGCGGGTGGCACCCAGGCGCTCTACGACTGGAACGGCATCCGGATCGGCGACGCGAACGGGCAGCACCAGGCGCTGATACCGGACGGCAAGCTGTGCAGCGCGAACAACGACGAGTTCAAGGGGCTCGACCTGGCGCGCGCCGACTGGCCCGCGACCGGCGTGAGCAGCGGCTCGTACACCTTCAAGTACCGGGTGACCGCCCCGCACAAGGGCACCTTCAAGGTGTACATCACGAAGGCGGGCTACGACCCGTCCCAGCCGCTCGCCTGGGACGACCTGGATCTTGAGCACCCGGTCGCGACGGCCACCGACCCGGTCGCCTCGGGCGGCTTCTACACGTTCTCCGGCACCCTCCCGGAGCGCTCCGGCAAGCAGCTCTTGTATGCGATCTGGCAGCGCTCGGACAGCCCGGAGGCGTTCTACTCCTGCTCGGACGTGGCCTTCGGCGGAAGCGCGAGCGGCAGCGGCAGTGGGGGTGCGGGGAGCAGCTCCTCGCCCGCCCCGACCGCCTCCGCACCCTCCGAGGAGCAGATCGAGGACGGTGCCGACAAGTCGACCGTCGAGCACCACGGTCACGGTGACGACGACGCCAGTACGTCGGCGGAACCCAGCACAGCCGCCCCGGCCTCGGATACCGACACCGACGCCAACCAGCCGGACGCCGCCGGTTCCTCGGAGAACCTCGCCGAGACCGGCGGCGACTCCAGCACGTCGTACATCGCGGTCGGTGGCGCCGCCGCCCTGGCCCTCGGCGCGGCGGCCCTGTTCGCCTCGGTCCGCCGCCGCGCGGTGAACGGCGGCCGGCACGGCCGCTAG
- a CDS encoding pentapeptide repeat-containing protein, producing MAFSFRRKREAPRGRYTPNLWPVWVVAPVALIAAGALGWVIYHYAYDHFAQAATDQKPPKPVNINDVLKATVTALTLIGAVLAGLYAYRKQLLAEGDAHRADASQLADRYTTAAEQLGHDQAAVRLAGVYALARLADDWAEQRQVCIDVLCAYLRMPYEPDPTAPGHKAGEREVRQTIIRVIRDHLQDPDARTAWCRNNFNFTGAVFDGGSFSTSHFQGKVYFVGAWFTGGTVDFDLATFSGGTVSFADATFSDGTVHFRLARFSGGTVTFNDARFSGGTVDFGDAAFSGGTVDFGDATFSGGTVDFSSATFSGGTVDFGGAAFSGGTVDFGDAAFSGGTVGFGDAAFSGGTVDFSSATFSGRLVDFDGATFSGGTVTFNRVAFSGGTVYFGDAMFSGGTVYFGGATFSGGTVYFERATLSGGTVTFDDATFSGTVFEWGLLPVPAGA from the coding sequence GTGGCATTCTCATTCCGGCGCAAGCGCGAGGCCCCCCGGGGCCGGTACACACCGAACCTCTGGCCCGTCTGGGTCGTGGCCCCCGTGGCCTTGATAGCCGCAGGCGCCCTCGGCTGGGTCATCTACCACTACGCCTACGACCACTTCGCGCAGGCGGCCACCGACCAGAAGCCGCCCAAGCCGGTCAACATCAATGACGTCCTCAAGGCCACCGTCACCGCACTGACCCTGATCGGTGCCGTCCTCGCCGGTCTCTATGCCTACCGCAAACAGCTCCTCGCCGAGGGCGACGCACACCGCGCGGACGCAAGCCAACTCGCCGACCGCTACACCACCGCCGCCGAACAGCTCGGCCACGACCAGGCCGCCGTCCGCCTCGCCGGCGTCTACGCCCTCGCCCGCCTCGCCGACGACTGGGCAGAACAACGCCAGGTCTGCATCGACGTCCTGTGCGCCTACCTCCGCATGCCCTACGAACCCGACCCGACAGCCCCAGGCCACAAAGCAGGCGAGCGGGAGGTACGCCAGACCATCATCCGCGTCATCCGCGACCACCTGCAGGACCCAGACGCACGCACCGCCTGGTGCCGGAACAACTTCAACTTCACCGGCGCGGTCTTCGACGGCGGCAGCTTCTCAACCAGCCACTTTCAAGGCAAGGTCTACTTCGTCGGTGCGTGGTTCACCGGCGGCACGGTCGACTTCGACCTCGCGACGTTCAGCGGCGGCACGGTCTCCTTCGCCGATGCAACATTCAGCGACGGCACGGTCCACTTCAGGCTCGCGAGGTTCAGCGGCGGCACCGTCACCTTCAACGACGCGAGGTTCAGCGGCGGCACGGTCGACTTCGGCGACGCGGCCTTCAGCGGCGGCACGGTCGACTTCGGCGACGCGACGTTCAGCGGCGGCACGGTCGACTTCAGCAGCGCAACGTTCAGCGGCGGCACGGTCGACTTCGGCGGCGCGGCCTTCAGCGGCGGCACGGTCGACTTCGGCGACGCGGCCTTCAGCGGCGGCACGGTCGGCTTCGGCGACGCGGCATTCAGCGGCGGCACGGTCGACTTCAGCAGCGCAACGTTCAGCGGCCGCTTGGTCGACTTCGACGGGGCGACGTTCAGCGGCGGTACGGTCACCTTCAACCGCGTGGCGTTCAGCGGCGGCACGGTCTACTTCGGCGACGCGATGTTCAGCGGCGGCACGGTCTACTTCGGCGGCGCGACGTTCAGCGGCGGCACGGTCTACTTCGAGCGAGCGACCCTCTCCGGCGGCACGGTCACCTTCGACGACGCCACGTTCAGCGGCACCGTGTTTGAGTGGGGTCTTCTCCCTGTACCGGCGGGCGCCTAG
- a CDS encoding GNAT family N-acetyltransferase — MTDEEIRPAVAADVPVVKAVIDAAFHPYIERIGLVPVPMEADHAANVAAGRVFVTGEPVTGLVVIEQHADHLYLDTIAVRPDAHGKGIGRRLLHFVDARARALGLPEIRLLTNALMWENQKIYPRYGYEVVERSVDGPYDRVHYRKRLD, encoded by the coding sequence ATGACAGACGAGGAGATCCGGCCGGCCGTCGCCGCCGACGTACCGGTCGTGAAGGCCGTCATCGACGCGGCGTTCCACCCCTACATCGAGCGCATCGGGCTGGTTCCCGTGCCCATGGAGGCGGACCACGCGGCGAACGTGGCCGCGGGGCGCGTGTTCGTGACGGGGGAGCCGGTGACGGGGCTCGTGGTGATCGAGCAGCACGCGGACCATCTGTACCTCGACACCATCGCCGTCCGGCCCGATGCCCACGGCAAGGGCATCGGGCGACGGCTGCTGCATTTCGTGGACGCACGCGCGCGTGCGCTCGGACTGCCCGAGATCAGGCTTCTCACGAACGCGCTGATGTGGGAGAACCAGAAGATCTACCCGCGGTACGGCTACGAGGTCGTGGAGCGTAGTGTGGACGGCCCGTACGACCGCGTGCACTACCGCAAGCGGCTGGACTGA
- a CDS encoding class I SAM-dependent methyltransferase produces the protein MTSNSGMNPGTDVDWDAESVTFDDEPDHGLRDPLVREAWAARLRTWLPERAADILDLGCGTGSLSLLASEWGHRVTGVDRSPRMVDLARAKLAGRDAVFLVGDAAAPPVGEQRFDVLLCRHVLWALPDPERVLRNWRGLLRPGGRLVLVEGVWGTVSPVGMSAGRLTALLKPLVTDAAGIHVEPLSGDARLWGREVEDERYAVVATLK, from the coding sequence ATGACGAGTAACAGTGGCATGAATCCGGGGACGGATGTGGACTGGGACGCGGAGTCCGTCACCTTCGACGACGAGCCCGATCACGGCCTGCGTGACCCTCTCGTAAGGGAGGCATGGGCGGCCCGGCTGCGGACCTGGCTGCCGGAGCGCGCGGCCGACATCCTCGACCTGGGCTGCGGCACCGGCAGCCTGTCACTGCTCGCGTCCGAGTGGGGGCATCGCGTCACCGGGGTCGACCGCTCGCCGCGCATGGTCGACCTCGCCCGCGCGAAGCTGGCGGGCCGTGACGCGGTGTTCCTCGTCGGTGACGCCGCGGCACCGCCCGTCGGTGAGCAGCGGTTCGACGTGCTGCTCTGCCGCCATGTGCTGTGGGCGCTGCCCGACCCCGAGCGCGTCCTTCGGAACTGGCGCGGACTGCTGCGCCCAGGAGGGCGGCTCGTCCTCGTCGAGGGCGTGTGGGGGACCGTGAGCCCCGTCGGCATGTCCGCAGGCCGGCTGACCGCCCTGCTGAAGCCCCTCGTGACGGACGCGGCCGGCATCCACGTGGAGCCGCTGTCGGGCGACGCGCGGCTGTGGGGGCGGGAGGTCGAGGACGAGCGGTACGCGGTGGTGGCCACCCTCAAGTGA